A region from the Chelmon rostratus isolate fCheRos1 chromosome 6, fCheRos1.pri, whole genome shotgun sequence genome encodes:
- the slc13a1 gene encoding solute carrier family 13 member 1: MLRRLRRGLWNYRSVALIVFTPLLLLPLLLVIGTKEAECAYVLLLMATFWVTEVIPLSMTAMLPAIFFPVFGIMSSSDVAKEYFKDFHFLLVGVVCLATSIEKWGLHRRIALRLVTMVGVNPAWLMLGFMSGCAFLSMWVQNTSAVTMVMPIVEAVLQQILKAKESVCVGEDNPNLQLEEMNGHAEATKETLSEQKLPDVPEGSLTGVQIQTVPQPAAAQVAERQAAASSTSHQNRMICKAMCISIAYSSNIGGISTLPGTSPNLIFSEYINQIYPDCDYINFGNWLLLCLPISVIMLLLTWMWLYWLFIGSDFKFLWRCGGEPSEKEAAARRVIEDEFRSLGPMSSQEIFTGVIFLLMVLLWLTRSPGFMPGWSSLFPHQSSFITEATVALLLGLLFFIVPAHGPSRKYEAMITWEEFSVSMPWKVALLVGGGFALAEGTEDSGLSTWVAELLTPLGHLPVLATITITCLIVTMVTEVASNAATITIFLPILSPLAEAIHVNPLYILIPTTLCTSFSFLLPVSNPPNAIVFAYGHISIMDMVRAGLGVNLIGVLATLLAVATWGVPLFSLDTYPDWALPLPVVNSTAP; the protein is encoded by the exons ATGCTGAGGAGGTTGAGGAGAGGACTGTGGAACTATCGCAGTGTCGCTCTGATCGTTTTcacgccgctgctgctgcttcctcttcttctcgtCATCGGGACGAAG GAGGCAGAATGCGCCTacgtgctgctgctgatggcgACGTTCTGGGTGACGGAGGTGATTCCTCTGTCCATGACTGCCATGCTCCCCGCCATCTTCTTCCCCGTGTTTGGCATCATGAGTTCCTCAGAC GTGGCGAAGGAGTACTTTAAAGacttccacttcctgctggtGGGCGTCGTCTGCCTCGCCACGTCCATCGAGAAGTGGGGTCTCCACCGGAGGATCGCCTTGAGGCTCGTCACCATGGTGGGAGTCAACCCTGCGTG GTTGATGTTGGGCTTCATGTCCGGCTGCGCATTCCTCTCCATGTGGGTCCAGAACACCTCCgctgttaccatggtgatgcCCATCGTGGAGGCTGTTCTCCAGCAGATCCTGAAGGCcaaggagagtgtgtgtgtcggtgaAGACAACCCAAACCTGCAGCTGGAAG aaatGAACGGCCACGCTGAAGCCACGAAGGAAACTCTGAG TGAGCAGAAGCTTCCAGATGTCCCTGAAGGAAGCCTCACTGGTGTTCAGATACAGACAGTgcctcagcctgcagcagctcag GTTGCTGAGCGTCAGGCGGCAGCTTCCAGCACAAGTCACCAAAACCGGATGATTTGTAAAGCCATGTGCATCAGCATCGCCTACTCCTCCAACATCGGAGGCATCAGCACGCTGCCCGGCACGTCGCCCAACCTCATCTTCTCTGAGTACATCAACCA GATTTACCCAGACTGCGACTACATTAACTTTGGGAACTGGCTGCTGTTGTGCCTGCCCATCAGCGtgatcatgctgctgctgacgtGGATGTGGCTGTACTGGCTCTTCATTGGCTCAGA cttcaagTTCCTGTGGCGATGTGGAGGAGAGCCGTCTGAGAAAGAGGCAGCAGCAAGACGAGTGATAGAGGACGAGTTCAGGTCGCTGGGGCCCATGAG TTCTCAGGAGATCTTCACTGGTGTGATTTTCCTGCTGATGGTGTTGCTGTGGTTGACCAGATCTCCGGGTTTCATGCCAGGCTGGTCTTCTCTCTTCCCTCA CCAGTCGAGCTTCATCACCGAGGCCACCGTGGCTCTGCTGCTGGGCCTCCTGTTCTTCATCGTACCCGCCCACGGACCCTCCAGAAAATACG AGGCCATGATCACCTGGGAGGAGTTCAGCGTCTCCATGCCGTGGAAGGTCGCCCTGCTGGTCGGTGGCGGCTTCGCCCTGGCTGAAGGCACGGAG gattcGGGTCTGTCGACGTGGGTGGCCGAGCTGCTGACACCCCTGGGTCACCTGCCGGTCTTGGCCACGATCACCATCACCTGCCTCATCGTCACCATGGTAACAGAGGTGGCCAGCAATGCCGCCACCATCACCATCTTCCTCCCGATCCTCTCTCCTCTG GCGGAGGCCATCCACGTCAACCCGCTCTACATCCTGATCCCCACCACCCTGTgcacctccttctccttcctgctcccAGTGTCCAACCCCCCCAACGCCATCGTGTTTGCCTACGGGCACATCAGCATCATGGACATG GTGAGGGCGGGGCTCGGCGTCAACCTGATCGGCGTCCTCGCCACCCTGTTGGCCGTGGCGACGTGGGGAGTCCCGTTATTCTCTCTGGATACGTACCCCGACTGGGCGCTGCCTCTCCCTGTGGTCAACTCCACAGCGCCGTGA